From Aspergillus fumigatus Af293 chromosome 3, whole genome shotgun sequence, a single genomic window includes:
- a CDS encoding putative short-chain dehydrogenase/reductase family protein, translating into MGFYYSQFFVRPAYPTQAFTGQTVVITGANTGLGLEAARHIVRLDAAKVVLAVRNLDAGEEAKRDIERTTGRPGVCEVWLLDLASRDSVVAFADRASTQLGRLDVLVANAAVATPTFALVDGHERTITVNVINTMLLAVLLLPKLGEAASGCSAFPTMAQRPGRLVVVVSETHAWTPFPDWQTQNTFETLDDPATADMPNRYATSKLMLILLLRELAARVTRADPDTQRLVVNMVNPGLCHSRLARDLTWGFWLFKLLVARSTEVGSRTLVAGAAAGSGSHGRYMTDGRVADDSLSSFVRSREGLKAQKKLWRELHGILEAVRPGAMDSLGEV; encoded by the coding sequence ATGGGCTTCTACTATTCCCAGTTTTTTGTGAGACCGGCGTACCCAACGCAAGCGTTTACCGGACAGACAGTGGTCATCACCGGCGCAAACACAGGCTTGGGTCTCGAGGCAGCGCGGCATATTGTTCGTCTAGATGCTGCCAAGGTGGTCCTCGCGGTGCGCAATCTTGACGCTGGCGAGGAGGCCAAACGAGACATCGAACGGACCACCGGCAGACCTGGGGTCTGCGAGGTGTGGCTACTGGACCTCGCTTCCCGAGACTCCGTGGTGGCCTTTGCAGACCGCGCATCAACCCAGCTAGGCCGGTTGGATGTCCTTGTGGCCAATGCCGCAGTGGCTACCCCTACCTTTGCTCTTGTCGACGGGCACGAGCGTACCATCACCGTGAACGTGATCAATACCATGCTGCTGGCCGTTTTGCTACTACCGAAGCTCGGAGAGGCAGCAAGTGGCTGTTCAGCCTTCCCCACAATGGCACAGCGACCCGGACGTTTGGTCGTCGTCGTGAGCGAGACACACGCCTGGACTCCCTTCCCCGACTGGCAAACACAAAACACTTTCGAGACGCTGGACGACCCGGCCACCGCGGACATGCCTAATCGCTACGCGACGTCCAAGCTcatgctcatcctccttctgcGCGAGCTGGCCGCGCGGGTGACCCGTGCCGACCCCGATACTCAACGCCTGGTCGTCAACATGGTGAATCCCGGGCTATGCCATTCCCGGCTCGCGCGGGACTTGACCTGGGGCTTCTGGTTGTTCAAACTCCTGGTCGCGCGGAGCACCGAGGTCGGCAGTCGGACGCTGGTTGCAGGGGCCGCGGCAGGAAGTGGGAGCCACGGCCGGTACATGACTGATGGTAGAGTGGCCGATGACAGCTTGTCGTCTTTTGTGCGGAGTCGGGAGGGATTGAAGgcgcagaagaagctttGGCGCGAGTTGCATGGTATCCTGGAAGCAGTTCGACCTGGAGCGATGGACAGCCTTGGCGAGGTTTAG